ATACTCTGAGCCCGCTACTTCTAGCGTCTGTGAGCAGGACACTGTCCTCTGATAGGTGTGGGCggttaccggggggggggggtccctgcaGCCACTCGTCATTGCTCTCTcttattctattattatttcacCTGTTTGAAAATTAACATTCACGAGCATAAAGAGTTAAACTGACCTCTAATTAGCATAAAATCagggaggacccccccccccccccctgtccctaACCCAAAACACTCTCGGGGAGgatgtctctcccccccccccccccccgctgccccgGCTTCCAGTCCCGGTTAACAACAAAGCAGCGTCTTCAGTCAGTAGAACAGGAGCTGGCGCGCCGGTCAGTGCTTCACAAACGAAGAACGGAGCGGACACAGAACCCGGTTCCGAACAGAACCAGGACCCGGAGCGCTGCTCGTCCTCGCCACAGTGTCGGCGACTAAACGTGAACTCGTGGTCACAGCAGCATGGACTCCTGCATGGCGAACGCCTCCTGTGCGTGCCTGTAGTGCGGTCCTCCGAACAGCTgggggagctgctgctcctggaaCTGAGTCCTGTAGGGGGACAGGTTGTCCTGCTGGACTGGGACAGTGAACTCCTGAATCGGAGACCTTTGGGCTTGCTGGAAGCTGGGCGACCGGGGCATCCCACCTGGGGATTGTGGCGGCAGGTCATCCTCTGGCACCCAGGGGGTCCCGCCCACGGGCGGGGGAGCTCCGCCCCCTGGTAGGTGGTGTGGGTTCGCCTCACCTCTGCGATGTCCCTCAAACCTGCCTGAAGTCCGCCGGAGCGTACGCCTGTGTGGCGGAGGTAAACTGCTGCAGGTAGATGGGGGTGGAGCTTCCCTGCAGGGGGCGGGTGTTGCGTGGCTTGTGGGCGGAGTCGGGTGGGGGCTGTCTGCGGTAGGTGGCGTAGGAGTTGCTCATCAGCGCCTTCTCTGGGGACTGGCTCTTGGGCTTCTGAGTGGTGGCGTATGCCCGTTCTCTGTACGCCACGGAGGGCGGGGCATACCGGGAGGGCGGGGCAtaaagtctgtcctctcctccctcgTGGTTCAGGCTCACATTGTAGGCGGGATGGAAGACGGGCACCTCTGTGGCGGTTCTTCCCGGGCTGAGGTACTGGTTCTGGGGGCCGGGGTATCTGATCTGGACCCCTGTGGGGTCGTTGTGGGGATGGGGGTGTTTGGCCATCCTGGGCCCTGATGTGACGGACGCCACCTCCCCGACCTGTCTCTGATGGGGGGGCGTGTCGCTGCGGCGGGTCCTCATTCTGGACGGGGGTCTGTCCAGCTCCGGGACCTCCACGTCCGGCTCGGCCAGCCCCGGAACGTTATCGTACTGGGAGGCGTTGGAGCCTCGATCTGATCCGGGAACCTTGGAGGCCGGCCGGCGTTGGGCTGCAGCGGGTTCTTCTGGGTCGcacgccgccggcgccgcccccCGGCCCAACCGCAGCTCCTGGGCGGCCGCCGCCTTCGCCTCCTCCAGCCTGGTCTCGGAGGGTTTGAACCAGCGTGGCGTGATGCCTCTGTGGCCGCTGGGAGCGCCGTTGGAGTCAACGGCGTGACTCTGAGGCTTCCTCGTATCCACGGGATCGACCTGTGGCGTGGGGGTGGGGCCTGTGGGCGGTACTGGTCTCCTCTCCGGCGTGGTGCTGCTCgcctgctgcttctgctcctgGGGGCTGTCCCCCGACCCCCTGGAGCGGGCGTCCCTCCTGTCAGCTTTGTGGAGGCGCATCGGCCTGTCCAACGAGTCCCGGCGGGTCCGGCTGGGGGGCCGGCCTTCCTGCTGGCGGTCTGGAACGGGACCGTGGCCCTCGGCTGGCTCGGCGTGGCTTTGGCCGTTGGCCACGCGATTCACCGCGGCCGTCGCCGTCGGCGCCGTCGGAAGCTGTCCGAGAGGCTTCTTGGGAAACTCCTCCTCACCTGCGAGACGGGAACGGTGGAAACGCCGTTAGAACCGGGTCGGGAAACAGAACCGGCGACGGCTTAACACGGTGATGAGTCACGACAGGGACATGGATTCATGCGACACCACGGGAACCATCCGACATtaatcccccaccccccaccggctcgctccgggggggggcgaagcaggaagtgacactCCATTAAGTCGCCTGGGAAACGAGGATTTCTCCCCGGGTCTCGTTAAAGTGGCGTTCAGAAATAGCGCCTGATTAACGGACCCGTTTGAACGCCACCGGAGTCTCTCTCCGTCCCGCTACGGACATCAAGACGTAAACTTTACGTGGGACGGGACTGAAAAGCACCGCCGGCGTTCGGGCTCCGCCGCTGGCGAGCGTCCCGTCAGGAATCCTGCCCGGTGGCAGAAGACGCCGTCATTTCCTTCGCGGAATAatccagcagcaggaaggagagagtgTCTTCCTCGCAAACGGACAGATATTGATAAGAGCAACTCATCGGTTGAACACGCATCATGCAGTACCCGCTGCTGGCCACCAGATGGCGCACTGTCACCTGAGAGCCTTGAAGGGATGGGAAGTCTTACAGCTTGAAAACAAGGgaataaaaggtaaaaaaaaaaaaaaagaaagaagaagagaggcgGGACTCTCAACTCAGTTAAAACATCAAAGGACAGCTGGGAGAGGAATAACCGGAGCGCTGCTGGACAGACGGGGGACAGAcaggacggacagatggacagagacCAGTCAGGATAGCCCACCAGTTACTGTTGTAGGAGGGAATGTGAGCCCCGCCCACGGCCACGCTTTTGTTGCTGTTGGCTAACATTGTTtgaaagaagagggagagaaggc
This portion of the Brachionichthys hirsutus isolate HB-005 chromosome 22, CSIRO-AGI_Bhir_v1, whole genome shotgun sequence genome encodes:
- the usp6nl gene encoding LOW QUALITY PROTEIN: USP6 N-terminal-like protein (The sequence of the model RefSeq protein was modified relative to this genomic sequence to represent the inferred CDS: deleted 1 base in 1 codon), whose product is MQVLQMVKELVSPSRRRAAASLGASDAEQDAGLKLEQERANIVAKYDKVRERRVEPWEDTNFHLYKFIDRFGFVHANELPSYDSMEEKQKHVEVERTGKWLKMLKSWDKYRNSEKLLRRIYKGIPLQLRGEVWGLLLDIPKIKAEKKDLYEKLKGRARELSPDIRQIDLDVNRTYRDHIMFRHRYDVKQQALFHVLAAYSLYNTEVGYCQGMSQITALLLIYMNEEDAFWALVRLLSGQKHAMHGFFIPGFPKLMRFQEHHDRILRKTMPKLKQHLDGQEVFTSLYTMKWFFQCFLDRTPFTLTLRIWDIYILEGERLLPAMSYTILKLHKRNLMKLSMEDLVEFLQEKLSKNFHYEDDSVIEQLQASMTELRKAKLDVPAPGTERRFPKKPLGQLPTAPTATAAVNRVANGQSHAEPAEGHGPVPDRQQEGRPPSRTRRDSLDRPMRLHKADRRDARSRGSGDSPQEQKQQASSTTPERRPVPPTGPTPTPQVDPVDTRKPQSHAVDSNGAPSGHRGITPRWFKPSETRLEEAKAAAAQELRLGRGAAPAACDPEEPAAAQRRPASKVPGSDRGSNASQYDNVPGLAEPDVEVPELDRPPSRMRTRRSDTPPHQRQVGEVASVTSGPRMAKHPHPHNDPTGVQIRYPGPQNQYLSPGRTATEVPVFHPAYNVSLNHEGGEDRLYAPPSRYAPPSVAYRERAYATTQKPKSQSPEKALMSNSYATYRRQPPPDSAHKPRNTRPLQGSSTPIYLQQFTSATQAYAPADFRRFEGHRRGEANPHHLPGGGAPPPVGGTPWVPEDDLPPQSPGGMPRSPSFQQAQRSPIQEFTVPVQQDNLSPYRTQFQEQQLPQLFGGPHYRHAQEAFAMQESMLL